The Streptomyces sp. NL15-2K genome contains a region encoding:
- a CDS encoding TniQ family protein: MLLPRLPDPVPPAQHEIAASYIGRLARLHGLDINTLWRCVTEREASGGMRRAVLPERLAAITGRTVHALAGALPELRTPQPDWAMFRHQPQPGCHHCNAKHPGGEVTRILPHHRYVCTRHRLWLCPSDADGHTTPLDALPEIVQAQRRHLRILQRHGWAITYDAVLTAIFICGQLWSLPENENGEAWHDWIRRANILIPPGTAEATFSVSRLCAAVYPEAVALAPLFASPHWRQQAQRTAWDRHLFNAEIARRLRHPRYGQHENDPISHWANMTAKRPPLAPIRVHDQKHHLRKPAPRTATQRTQQRHAHAFNPSHRAGDALTAHRHLATVFRRAWHPFRTHTLLRNGDSYYTLS, encoded by the coding sequence ATGCTTCTCCCCCGCCTGCCCGACCCCGTCCCGCCCGCACAGCACGAGATCGCCGCCTCCTACATCGGCCGTCTGGCCCGGCTCCACGGTCTCGACATCAACACCCTCTGGCGGTGCGTCACCGAACGCGAAGCCTCCGGCGGGATGCGCCGCGCCGTCCTCCCCGAACGCCTCGCCGCCATCACGGGCCGGACGGTGCACGCCCTCGCCGGAGCCCTGCCCGAACTACGCACCCCACAGCCCGACTGGGCCATGTTCCGCCACCAGCCACAACCCGGCTGCCACCATTGCAACGCCAAACACCCCGGCGGCGAGGTCACCAGGATCCTGCCGCACCACCGCTACGTCTGCACCCGACACCGGCTATGGCTCTGCCCGTCCGACGCCGACGGACACACCACACCTCTCGACGCCCTCCCAGAAATCGTCCAGGCACAACGCAGACATCTGCGCATCCTCCAGCGCCACGGCTGGGCCATCACCTACGACGCCGTCCTCACCGCCATATTCATCTGCGGCCAGCTCTGGTCCCTTCCGGAGAACGAGAACGGCGAAGCGTGGCACGACTGGATCCGCCGGGCCAACATCCTCATCCCGCCCGGCACAGCCGAAGCGACCTTCTCGGTCTCACGCCTCTGCGCCGCGGTCTATCCCGAAGCCGTTGCACTGGCCCCGCTCTTCGCATCGCCCCACTGGAGACAGCAAGCACAGAGGACAGCCTGGGACCGCCACCTTTTCAACGCCGAGATCGCCCGACGGCTACGACACCCTCGCTACGGCCAACACGAGAACGACCCCATTAGCCACTGGGCCAACATGACCGCCAAGCGCCCGCCGCTTGCTCCTATCCGGGTCCACGACCAGAAACATCACCTTCGGAAACCAGCCCCGCGCACCGCCACCCAACGCACACAGCAACGCCATGCCCACGCCTTCAATCCATCCCACCGAGCTGGCGACGCACTCACCGCGCACCGCCACCTCGCCACCGTGTTCCGGCGTGCCTGGCACCCCTTCCGAACCCACACTCTTCTCCGGAATGGAGACAGCTACTACACGCTCTCCTGA
- a CDS encoding TniB family NTP-binding protein produces MTRPSRTSFVPQQATEQEPPPDSPLTTKEGWRRFVEHEPSPPPLLTAAQRAALSRKEKLHDDEVRRNYHADLPLVNTPTIRKVIATSRLLVQLNRQQISARRGVIISGASGTGKTTALSQLGRAHEIAVRKRHPRDRSRLPVLYATVPPAATPKMLAMEFARFIGLDFPTRFNITDVVNAVCATAAHVHVDLVLIDELHKLNLATRTGAEASDQLKYFAERLPATFAYAGIDVEDQGLFAGTRGRQIAGRFTVIPTTPFPYAPGADRDAWHSLVGTLESILRLHHHQPGTLPGLSEYLYHRSGGMIGSLSQLIRGAAVLAIEDGSERITEDLLETVPVDYAAERSQALTAPEKTRSRRRRIA; encoded by the coding sequence ATGACCAGGCCCTCCCGCACATCCTTCGTCCCTCAGCAGGCCACGGAGCAGGAGCCGCCGCCGGACAGCCCGCTGACCACGAAGGAGGGGTGGCGCCGCTTCGTCGAGCACGAACCCTCCCCACCCCCGCTGCTGACCGCGGCCCAGCGCGCCGCCCTGTCCCGGAAGGAGAAGCTGCACGACGACGAAGTACGCCGGAACTATCACGCCGATCTGCCGCTGGTGAACACCCCGACCATCCGGAAGGTCATCGCCACCTCGCGGCTGCTGGTCCAGCTCAACCGGCAGCAGATTTCCGCCCGTCGGGGAGTCATCATCAGCGGCGCCTCTGGCACCGGGAAGACCACCGCCCTCTCCCAGCTCGGACGGGCCCACGAGATCGCCGTCCGCAAGCGCCACCCACGCGACCGCTCCCGGCTCCCGGTCCTCTACGCCACCGTCCCGCCGGCCGCCACCCCGAAAATGCTCGCCATGGAGTTCGCCCGCTTCATCGGCCTGGACTTCCCCACCCGATTCAACATCACCGACGTCGTCAACGCCGTCTGTGCCACCGCCGCACACGTCCACGTCGACCTCGTCCTAATCGACGAACTGCACAAGCTGAACCTGGCTACCCGCACCGGCGCCGAAGCCTCAGACCAATTGAAGTACTTCGCCGAAAGGCTGCCCGCCACCTTCGCCTACGCGGGCATCGACGTCGAGGACCAGGGCCTGTTCGCCGGCACCCGAGGCCGCCAAATCGCCGGTCGGTTCACCGTCATCCCCACCACCCCATTCCCCTACGCGCCTGGAGCGGACCGGGACGCCTGGCACTCCCTCGTCGGCACCTTGGAATCCATACTCCGGCTCCACCACCACCAGCCCGGAACGCTGCCCGGCCTGAGTGAATACCTCTACCACCGCTCCGGCGGCATGATCGGCAGCCTCTCGCAGCTCATCCGCGGCGCCGCGGTGCTCGCCATCGAGGACGGCAGCGAACGCATCACAGAAGACCTTTTGGAGACGGTCCCGGTGGACTACGCCGCCGAACGCTCCCAAGCCCTCACCGCCCCGGAGAAAACCCGCTCACGCCGGAGGCGCATCGCCTGA
- a CDS encoding aminoglycoside phosphotransferase family protein has product MTAAEIEITADLVRDLLQEQHPDLAGLAIREVAGGWGNQMWRLGDELAVRMQRMDPTPELQLKERRWLPVLAPRLPLPVPTPVRFGEPSERFPKHWTVMTWVPGEPLDHGSISRGAHAADTLAGFLRALHVEAPAEAPISSDFGAHPKKCTDGFDHFFEAVVPGGIADEVRAVWDDAVAAPEWEGPPVWVHGDLHPANVVVSDGTLSGIVDFGAMFAGDPAWDLAAAWVLLPAGTASRFFDMYAHADEAAIRRARGLAAMKSLFLMLMGQNGERGLPGGKPTWGPAGRAALDRVLTSDLGWPSPA; this is encoded by the coding sequence ATGACCGCCGCCGAGATCGAGATCACCGCAGACCTGGTCCGCGACCTGTTGCAGGAGCAGCATCCAGACCTTGCAGGGCTGGCCATCCGCGAGGTGGCGGGCGGCTGGGGCAACCAAATGTGGCGCCTCGGGGACGAGTTGGCCGTGCGCATGCAGCGCATGGACCCCACCCCGGAGCTCCAGCTCAAGGAGCGGCGGTGGCTACCCGTGCTGGCCCCGCGCTTGCCGCTCCCGGTGCCGACCCCGGTGCGGTTCGGCGAACCGTCCGAGCGCTTCCCCAAGCACTGGACCGTCATGACGTGGGTTCCCGGCGAGCCGCTGGACCACGGCTCGATCAGCCGCGGCGCCCACGCGGCCGACACACTGGCGGGCTTCCTCAGGGCGCTCCACGTGGAGGCGCCCGCCGAGGCGCCGATCAGTTCGGACTTCGGCGCTCACCCCAAGAAGTGCACGGACGGCTTCGACCACTTCTTTGAAGCCGTTGTCCCCGGCGGCATTGCCGACGAGGTCCGGGCCGTCTGGGACGATGCCGTTGCGGCCCCCGAGTGGGAGGGCCCGCCGGTGTGGGTGCACGGTGACCTTCATCCCGCGAACGTCGTCGTCTCGGACGGAACGCTCTCGGGCATCGTCGACTTCGGTGCCATGTTCGCCGGCGATCCGGCATGGGATCTCGCCGCCGCATGGGTGCTGCTACCCGCGGGTACGGCCTCACGGTTCTTCGACATGTACGCGCATGCGGACGAGGCGGCGATCCGGCGCGCCCGCGGGCTGGCCGCTATGAAGAGCCTCTTCCTTATGCTCATGGGGCAGAACGGGGAGCGGGGCCTTCCTGGCGGCAAGCCGACCTGGGGGCCCGCAGGCCGGGCGGCGCTCGATCGTGTTCTGACATCCGACTTGGGCTGGCCCTCTCCCGCATAG
- a CDS encoding TnsA-like heteromeric transposase endonuclease subunit, which translates to MAGSLEVLPGGVSGPPAEGFEVAYANRDGSEFRRPLVDAWAVRFEDVAPVRAFKSYKGQRHLPGLWWSSTVGGHIGYESWLERDHVMLLDFDPSVVGISSQPFWLFWRSDAGKGISHAPDYFARRENGTGVVVDCRPANRRKPRDVMKFETTQAACAQVGWEFLLVGAPDAIVVRNVRWLAGYRHPRHRLEPVASELLTAFAEPQPVMGGASAVGDPIRVLPVLFHLLWSHELTADVSVPLHAVSLVSAGVRR; encoded by the coding sequence GTGGCAGGTTCGTTAGAGGTACTGCCGGGCGGGGTCTCCGGGCCGCCGGCGGAGGGGTTCGAGGTCGCGTACGCCAACCGGGACGGGTCTGAGTTTCGTCGCCCGCTGGTGGATGCCTGGGCAGTCCGATTCGAGGACGTCGCGCCCGTACGCGCGTTCAAGTCGTACAAGGGTCAGCGGCATCTGCCGGGGCTGTGGTGGTCGTCCACGGTGGGCGGGCACATCGGGTACGAGTCCTGGCTGGAGCGCGACCACGTAATGCTCCTGGACTTCGACCCGTCGGTGGTGGGGATCTCGTCTCAGCCGTTCTGGCTGTTCTGGCGGTCAGATGCGGGCAAGGGCATCTCGCATGCGCCGGACTACTTCGCCCGCCGCGAGAACGGCACGGGGGTGGTAGTCGACTGCCGTCCGGCGAATCGGCGCAAGCCTCGGGACGTGATGAAGTTCGAGACGACGCAGGCAGCCTGCGCCCAGGTGGGGTGGGAGTTCCTGCTTGTCGGGGCGCCGGACGCGATCGTGGTGCGCAATGTGCGCTGGCTGGCGGGCTACCGCCATCCCCGGCACCGGCTGGAACCCGTGGCCTCCGAGCTGCTGACGGCGTTCGCCGAGCCACAGCCGGTGATGGGCGGGGCCTCGGCGGTGGGGGACCCGATCAGGGTGCTGCCGGTGCTGTTCCACCTGCTGTGGTCGCACGAGCTGACGGCGGATGTGTCGGTGCCGCTGCATGCTGTCTCGCTGGTGTCAGCAGGGGTGCGGAGGTGA
- a CDS encoding Mu transposase C-terminal domain-containing protein, with protein sequence MVALAGTSVRLRSATEAESVVLASRLMAAPDFAVTGTEPLPAVEPSGLLATLPEAVREAAREWERHMVEIETGLPPSTTPGTPPRPGYDPAAFSLMERMAAKARELGVTVRTVQSRRSRYVRQGVWGLVDQRATQTWEATGRADARLVAAVQEALEAETHTSTGTRSRLIRRVVKLVESTYGEGVVPLPSQRTFYKLIDALSTGRHTFGSAVTRRQTANRPEGPFTPTFADRPGEQVQIDSTPLDVMVVLDSGLTARADLTIAVDVATRTICTAVLRPVGTKAVDASLLLARMLVPEPMRPGWPASLRMAASRMPHLRLLDVDARMEQAAAKPVIVPDTVVIDGGKVFISDTFVRACDRLGISVQRARPRTPTDKAIVEATFSAINTLFVQHLPAYTGREVSRRGERVEDRAIWTVPELQDLLDEWLLAGWQARVHDALRDPFRPKKAMSPNDKYASLVAACGYLPLVLRGEDYLELLPVTWRAINGYGIRINYRTYDSSELGPLRRQHSGHAAKRGLWEVHYDPYDLSQVFVRTQQGWITVPWVHLPLVNAPFADFTWQHARRLAAEAGLDDTNEAAVARVLDELLTRAEHGPDTRTAKVAARTRAAAASQRPPAPRTAPEPTPPDPGTEPAEVIPFGVFDAHAEAERWL encoded by the coding sequence GTGGTGGCGCTCGCCGGCACGTCCGTGCGGCTTCGGTCGGCGACGGAGGCGGAGTCGGTGGTGCTGGCGTCGCGCCTGATGGCGGCGCCGGACTTCGCCGTCACCGGCACGGAGCCGTTGCCCGCGGTGGAGCCGTCCGGGCTGCTGGCCACGTTGCCGGAGGCGGTGCGGGAGGCGGCGCGTGAGTGGGAACGGCACATGGTGGAGATCGAGACCGGGCTGCCGCCCAGCACCACGCCGGGTACTCCGCCGCGCCCTGGATATGACCCGGCTGCGTTCTCGCTGATGGAACGGATGGCCGCGAAGGCGCGAGAGCTGGGAGTGACCGTTCGGACCGTGCAGAGCCGACGGTCGCGCTACGTCCGGCAAGGGGTCTGGGGGCTGGTGGACCAGCGGGCGACCCAGACCTGGGAGGCGACGGGGCGGGCGGATGCACGGCTGGTCGCGGCCGTCCAGGAGGCCCTGGAAGCGGAGACGCACACCTCCACAGGGACCCGGTCACGGCTGATCCGCCGAGTGGTCAAGCTGGTGGAGTCTACCTACGGCGAAGGGGTGGTGCCGCTGCCGAGTCAGCGGACCTTCTACAAGTTGATCGACGCGCTGTCCACGGGGAGGCACACCTTCGGTTCGGCGGTCACGCGGCGGCAGACGGCGAACCGGCCCGAAGGGCCGTTCACACCGACTTTCGCGGACCGTCCCGGAGAGCAAGTCCAGATCGACTCCACCCCTCTGGACGTGATGGTGGTGCTCGATTCAGGGCTGACTGCCCGCGCGGATCTGACAATCGCGGTCGACGTCGCGACGCGGACCATCTGCACCGCGGTGCTGCGGCCGGTGGGGACCAAGGCGGTGGACGCCTCGCTGCTGCTGGCCCGGATGCTGGTGCCCGAGCCAATGCGGCCTGGCTGGCCTGCCTCGCTGCGGATGGCGGCGTCGCGGATGCCCCACCTGCGCCTACTGGACGTGGACGCGCGGATGGAACAGGCCGCGGCGAAACCGGTGATCGTGCCGGACACCGTCGTCATCGACGGCGGGAAGGTGTTCATCTCCGACACCTTCGTGCGGGCCTGTGACCGGCTCGGCATCTCGGTGCAGAGGGCACGTCCGCGCACGCCGACCGACAAGGCCATCGTGGAGGCGACGTTCTCCGCGATCAACACACTGTTCGTCCAGCACCTTCCCGCCTACACCGGCCGGGAGGTTTCCCGCCGAGGCGAACGGGTCGAGGACCGGGCCATCTGGACGGTTCCCGAGCTCCAGGACCTGCTGGACGAGTGGCTGCTGGCCGGGTGGCAGGCCAGAGTGCACGATGCTCTGCGCGACCCGTTCCGGCCGAAGAAAGCGATGTCGCCGAACGACAAGTACGCCTCCCTGGTCGCGGCCTGCGGCTACCTGCCGCTGGTCCTACGCGGTGAGGACTATCTGGAACTACTGCCGGTGACTTGGCGGGCCATCAACGGCTACGGCATCCGGATCAACTACCGCACCTACGACAGCTCCGAGTTGGGGCCCCTGCGGCGCCAGCACTCCGGACATGCGGCCAAGCGCGGTCTCTGGGAGGTCCACTACGACCCCTACGACCTGTCCCAGGTGTTCGTACGCACCCAGCAGGGTTGGATCACCGTCCCCTGGGTGCATCTTCCGCTGGTGAACGCGCCGTTCGCGGACTTCACCTGGCAGCACGCACGGCGTCTGGCCGCCGAGGCCGGGCTGGACGACACCAACGAGGCGGCGGTAGCCCGGGTCCTGGACGAGTTGCTGACCCGCGCCGAACACGGCCCGGACACCCGCACCGCGAAGGTGGCCGCCCGCACCCGCGCCGCAGCCGCCTCCCAGAGGCCGCCCGCACCGCGCACCGCCCCGGAACCAACCCCGCCCGACCCCGGCACCGAACCGGCCGAGGTGATCCCGTTCGGTGTCTTCGACGCCCACGCAGAAGCCGAAAGGTGGCTATGA